From the genome of Microtus pennsylvanicus isolate mMicPen1 chromosome 17, mMicPen1.hap1, whole genome shotgun sequence:
CCCAGATACTCAGGAGGAGCCAGACAGATGTGATTTCTTCAGTCAGCCACCTTTAAAAGCCTGCAAACAGGACATAACCAACAGGACATCGCCAGAATAatcggacactccctggatccctcgacgcccaaaggACATCGTCAGAATAActggacactccctggatccctcgacgcccaaagccagcaggaagcagtcatgagagaccgggctacgcccccattccctaccctttaagaccccccacaattttttttaataaaaccaaaagggtgaaatgttgttccttttgcagactacagctcccagcatccccctggactgGAAGCCGCAAAGGCGCAGGGCATTTCTCCCAGAAGCCCGTGTGTTCCCCGTTAAAAACAGGGGTCAccacgagctctctctctctctctgcccctctctcctttcgtctctgcacacctgtcccttacttgttgttaccccaacattaaagtgcacccacgtgggacggtcgcgtgtctgtgtctccgtCCTAACCCCGCATCGCCGGGTGTCTCGCGTAAAGTCTCCACTCTCTAATcccgcagacagacaaacaagacaaaaaagaataacagaagcaACAAGAAGACAAGTGTCTTAGTGTTCATCAACATGCACGCAGCACACCGAGCCCTGACCTTGCACATAGTCACAAAGGAACACTTTGATCTCTTCCTTGGGTCATGGACAGATGCTGATGGCACAAAAGCCAGACGGACTGGAATGGCCTATCACCTGAGTTCCCTCAACAgcagttctccctcctgcccaagACTACTCACTGTATGTAAGTGTTGGCTGATGGGACACTTTCTGTTGGAAGGTGACccattatatgtacattatacactGCTTCATCAGTGAACCATATAAGAGCACTGCCATGATAGCCTAGACTAAACGCCATGGGAAGTGGCACGTCCATGCCTTGATTGCCTCTTTCAGtagcccacaccccagcctccaaggctactgttggtctcctggcatcttctccaaccaatcccatcttctagttaggaatcgagccttcccattggctgttgcctcatttatgacatcattctccctccaaccctaccagcacctggtagaatcttggtgtttccatggtgatgactGTAAACAAATTTGGATCATCACAGGTCCAGGTGACCAGTGACCAGTGAGTGCTGTCTGATACTGGACACACTTGCCACTGAGGTCAGCTGATCAGACAAAGCCGACCGATTATCTTGCTCCATTGTTCTTTGGATTGCTAATCCTCTCCCCTTGACCATGTCAGGTAAggaaagagactttaaaacatgtgATCCTCTCCACTGACTTTTACTATACTAGTAAATCTTTGCTGAATGTGGATAGTATTGATGTTGATATAGATATCTAGATTTGAATGTCACATTTAGCTTTGGTTCTTACTAAGTATGTGATTTTAGACAGAAAGTTTATTCTCAAGTGTTTTCCATCCACCTCAAGGAGTGAACAGTGTCACTATGCTTGGGGTCTGTACTGTTGGGTTTTCAGAGGAAAGTGACCAGGGAATAAAATCAGGCCCTTTTGGATGGTATTAAactacagagacacaggaaaatgaacaagGCACGCAGAGATCTAGCACTCCACACCACTGATGAGACAGTCTCCCCCCACTACTGTTTCCAGTCTTAGTTTAAAATTCAGGGCAACTCTAACAGTATCGGTCACACCacggatggtggcacacaactataatcacaacatagagagaactgggtgggatggaggtcaGTTCAAGTCTAACTAGCTCTACACTGGCCTCTCTCTATACTCACCAAATGAATATTGACTATGGACAAAATGGCGACTGCCATGGTGTGCAGTTACTTGGACTTCCCTGGATTAAAcatggagagtggaagagaataagacgattgtggaatctgagaaggcagttgttgtactgaaagaaatattgacagtgttgctggaaggacagacccacaggaagtcagggaagggggcaaacacagtacgggtctaaaagtatataaatatatgaaggcacactgcagaggggaCCCTGGTGGTCAACAATGGTAGTTTAGAACACAATGTTGAAGACGACCAGATTATAATCAAAACAGACAAGGCATTGTCATTTCCCAAGCCATGTTTAACCAAACATAACTGTTCAGATTAGTCTGTACAAAGGTTCCCTGGCACATATAGAAAGAATATCCTGATCTGGTCCCTACTCTTGCACTCCATCCAGACcactttctgcccagttccccatgTCTCATGTGCACTGGTGGTGTTGGATAGGATCAACTGGGGCTGCGAAGTCCAGTCAGTTAGagtctgaccatggcaactgacacgctgttgtgggggaggggattctcacaaggattcccccttagaagagatataaaaattaacagttactgaggagctgttaagaaaacaatttaatcaacagatattaaattgagaagcaatcatattcagagatgaaccccataaaacattagcattctcaagaggacacactaaactggtgcaaacaagaagaaatgttgtcagtaggttgtatttctgaaatcatatttgaataatgcttgaaagttatgaaattataagagatcctatttatacaagaaatccaagggggaaaaaagagagaggggaaaggaataattacctaaattccttacacatttgttaaacatcatttcagaaaaaaaactcaataaaatagagattggcctggtggtcatggcaggggctccagcaccagcactttagaggcagcagcagacctgtctctgtgatttcaaagccagactgatcaacgtagagtgagtttaggtcactctatactgtaagatctgcagagaacaggacaaagttccaggtatggaatatgcctatgggtctcttcccaataataacctctgttgtagaatatatttGCAAGGAAGTGTCCCAACAGGCATTATTATATTACAATCAGGAAAAAGGAGCATCGTGTCTAGATCTGAGTGAGGATTAAGGCAGATTGACCAGGATTTCCATGCCCACACAGGAAAAAGCAGACAGTTCATCTAGTGATTGTCATCCTACATAGCACCACCGATCGATCTTAACCCATTTGCTTGAGATATGTAAGGGAACATAGGTGCTAGACTCTCCCACTCAGTACAACCTGGAGATAACACAGTCCCTCCCAGGGGATAGAAAGCTTCCATCTCAAATTTTTCcaactctcttcttgcttcctacagaaaattgccaaagtgcacctttcactgggacagaatgtgctctgcagccctctgtgcctgtgctgaggAATGCCACACCCTCAGCAGGAAGTGTGTGCAATTTCTATGGGGTCTGTACCCCAGCTGTGAGCTCAGCATGGCTCCTGTCATCAGACTCCAGCACATGCTGCCAGCAGCTCACGGACAGTGCCTGTCTTTACCAACGAGTTGGCACGACCATGCTGACTAAGCCAACTGACCAGAACCAGATCTCTACTTCGACATTTTTCTATCCAAGTGTTCTCCACTGGGATCTCAGAGAAAGCaccaccagaagggaagctccGTTCCTGGATGCCCCTTTAACTGTCATTGACCAGAATACCACCCCCTCGTCTCGGTCTATAACAGCCCAGTGTGATAACACTTTCCATATCAATGCATTACCACCATCCTATCCAAcactgtctgcctgccttgtaCAGGCAACGCCATCAAATCTACCAGATCAACGATATATCCTGGCACCTTGCTACCTGCATGGAAGTCAGGTCTATTATTAtgaccagaacagcctgggtcctCCGATGGCTGAAGAATTCTGGCAGTGCCAGCAGGCCTatggctctgtgtcctgctctgggaatcaggcttcctctctgcaccCAGAGATGGTGATGGCACTACAGGAGATTCAGCCAATGAACATCCAaacacctttctccacctctcccatctactggcccacatctgctcaaaccatgccagacaccagtcttcaaggtgagtaaagccaggaggagagGTGTGAGATCAGCCCTCAGACGAGACACAGCTCTACCTTTCAGAAGTGGAtgtccacacagaggaagaatgggagtcctgacatgttggctgtggctcaggcttattaccccTATATTCAGTCTCTATAATGAGAGAGAATACAGGAAAGTGAGTGACATTCAACCTTCATTAGACATGTCCAAGGACCACACCACAGGAACGCATTTCACTGCCAAGGCTAATCAGCCCCACGTACCAGCTCACTAAAATCACCTCCTTCCTAATCTATGTCTCCAGTTTCTAGATGTCACCAAGaaaattttttctgtttttgtatcactAAGTTTCCCCTGAGTTGAAACTAGTATCGAGAGAAATGGAACCCTGAATCTGACCTAGAGGAGgtcttctcccacactcctagTGTCTGCTAGTGACATTCTCTAACACTTAAGATGTAGTGACAGTTTGCTTTGACCTGTGTAATATTGATAAGTAGGAATGAAGCATCTAGCCCTATCTGTCTCGctcaacctctctctgtctttgtctctgtctcttttcttcctctagatctctcttccactttctctttctctttttctttttctttctgaatcttcagCAGTGACCCAAGGCCAAGACTATGTAGACATGTTCTCTGTTACAAAGTTGAAGCTAAAAGCTACTACAGTCTTACATTTTCGCATCACtaacaaaaaaatctgtgaaatgtGGAGCTTAAGGAATATCAGGGCTTTTGAACTGCTTGCCTTTCAGAATTGAGGAACTGATATGGATACCTAAACTCATATAAAAATCCAGGCTTCAAGGCCATATGAGTAatacaatgaacagaaagaaactggtAGAGATGAGTAAGATTAGGAAATAGTGAACAACACAACCTGTCTCAGAGCAAACTTCCAAGGCAATGAGAGGCActgttccaaaggaaaatatgggagacagggaagagcacacaccaAGGAATTCTACCACCTCCCCATGATCACtaagcatgtacacaccacacaatcacaaaagaaaacatgatatcacacggtcatgagaaacaaatgagtagttactatgtgtctccaaagagggctgctttccctgctcctccagcagaACTCATAGCAATGCCTGTAACACTGCTGCAGGAGCCTCACTGCTCAGGTGCACTGAAAGGGGGGgtagcatctcacttaccaggCACTGATATTGAACTTCCTCTCTttcagtggtggagagggagatGACCCTGGGATTGACACCTTCAGAGCAGACGCTGTGTCTGCTACAGAGTCCTGACCTCGGCAATGCCTGCACCCAGGATGCCCAGACAACGACAGCACCTGTCAGTGGGAACAGGTCATTAACTGCCCTCATGCACAGtccttctgaattcctggccttgcctccagccccaagcctggaaaagacacagaagaacaatgcAGATGAGATGAATGCTGAGCAATCAACACCTCTGGATTCCTATGAGGGCACAAAATGCAACCAAGACGCATCACCCCTCCCTTCAGCACACCCTGGCATGCAGCAGCCCTTCAACTACAGTGatgttgggagcctgaggcagaagctagcttctcaaaatgccactttgggaaacagtggccttggtctggaagaccctgaggctctgcagagtgtcatggagtctagcaatgactttacagacatgactactctggtggcagatattcaccttccccaactcttaAACTCCATCACTGACCTTGACCAAATGGAAGATCACACAGCAAGCCAAACCAAAGACTCCAAAGACATCAGGAGGGATCAGGCCCAGTCACGCACCAGCATCTTTAATGGACTATCTGAACtaggcaaaaagaaaagccagaaagtctcTGATGTGTTTCATGGAACTCTTCAGGCCAGAACCCATCACGAGGATATGCTGAAGGAAGATGATCCTGGGACCATAGACAACACGGCCAACCACGTGCAGAGCAAATCTCAGATATTTGTACCCAAGAGGCCCAGCGTAGCAAgagcacaggggaaagaaaaggccaaagagaccagagaaaacggctccaagaaaacacaggagctgaagccatcaagtcacagagtcaaggcaaaagagaagcccgccatccccaagaccaagaggaagaggaatccacctgagctcagccatgacagctttaagaagcctcgaactcacctcggcatgcacatgctggagtccgtgcaggtctttcacccactggggaagaagagtgagaggaaaactGGCATCTCCTCCTCCCGGGCTCTGCTGAACTTCAGCAGCAACAAAGATCCCAGGACGGGTCCTGATACCACATCACTGCTGGATATGCCACGTGAGGGCCAAAGCCTTGACAAAAGCCTGGGCAAGATTCAGAGACCAGGGAGCAGTGCTCCCAAGCGGTATCCATCTCCATCCCAGTATGAGCTTCCCCAACCTGGGAAGGTCAAGTTAgtacctctgcctttcccagtcctggacaagcctcaaaccaaacctgtttctagaaagctcctctgcctggcttcacGCAGGCccactgtggcttacccagtgaggcctcactcccactcagctcagcctcccacgctcaagccatcccaaccagctcctgccagcacatcactgatggcctctgacaagccagctctgccaaacggcaccagtgccacacgagccaacataaccaagcccatccagtcttgccctgggcctcagccggctgcctctttgcctgcaccctacagagcatcatctcacacttcactccacagggagcctctttctgctgccagcaacaaggccctctcatctcccaaagctaaaacccaatacctgctgctagacttcagttgccaacccatcccatggaggaaagtggacattccagggccagtcatctcacagcccatcactgaagagcagaggccagagagggaggccatGAAGAGGCGGGCTCAACAGGAGCGAGAGAATGCTGCCAAGTGTACctccctgggaaaaccacagcttttccttcagagggagaaagatatgGAAATTTCGAGATATTATGGCTATGCAGTGTAAGTGCTGCCCAAACCTTTGGGACACAACGCTGTTCATCATACACAGGTAAGATGTAGATACACAtagatattcatgcatacatgaagCTTAGAGGCTTAgcctaatgtgtagatatgtagatacatacatagtaatgcagaataatatttagatatatgcatatatatgaatggaaagacatagtttataaatttataaatatttgaagacactataattgactgtagaaacttaagactgtgattttatccatgagtatatagagagggctttgatgtcttccttagaactttactattattaatttatgtttcctaGTTATGTAATAATACATGTTACATAGATACAACATATGCTATAAGTCAGTGGTACTACTTATTTAATGTTAAAGCTGTAGCAAAAAGCTCTAGTGGCAATAAGATTATTTTCCTGGACTTTAATTTTCAGGATCCTAGgatgatgtggaagtcccctctgtatgctgtgaatatgttttattaccattggtcattaatgag
Proteins encoded in this window:
- the LOC142837179 gene encoding uncharacterized protein C2orf78 homolog yields the protein MSENCQSAPFTGTECALQPSVPVLRNATPSAGSVCNFYGVCTPAVSSAWLLSSDSSTCCQQLTDSACLYQRVGTTMLTKPTDQNQISTSTFFYPMVEREMTLGLTPSEQTLCLLQSPDLGNACTQDAQTTTAPVSGNRSLTALMHSPSEFLALPPAPSLEKTQKNNADEMNAEQSTPLDSYEGTKCNQDASPLPSAHPGMQQPFNYSDVGSLRQKLASQNATLGNSGLGLEDPEALQSVMESSNDFTDMTTLVADIHLPQLLNSITDLDQMEDHTASQTKDSKDIRRDQAQSRTSIFNGLSELGKKKSQKVSDVFHGTLQARTHHEDMLKEDDPGTIDNTANHVQSKSQIFVPKRPSVARAQGKEKAKETRENGSKKTQELKPSSHRVKAKEKPAIPKTKRKRNPPELSHDSFKKPRTHLGMHMLESVQVFHPLGKKSERKTGISSSRALLNFSSNKDPRTGPDTTSLLDMPREGQSLDKSLGKIQRPGSSAPKRYPSPSQYELPQPGKVKLVPLPFPVLDKPQTKPVSRKLLCLASRRPTVAYPVRPHSHSAQPPTLKPSQPAPASTSLMASDKPALPNGTSATRANITKPIQSCPGPQPAASLPAPYRASSHTSLHREPLSAASNKALSSPKAKTQYLLLDFSCQPIPWRKVDIPGPVISQPITEEQRPEREAMKRRAQQERENAAKCTSLGKPQLFLQREKDMEISRYYGYAV